In one Lycium barbarum isolate Lr01 chromosome 7, ASM1917538v2, whole genome shotgun sequence genomic region, the following are encoded:
- the LOC132604145 gene encoding ornithine transcarbamylase, chloroplastic-like, with protein MAAILSQLSSLRSPETLSFSSGNHFSGVITHSPVTFPAIRQRQISCQSQTTSSLTSPSSSVIATANQKDFLHISDFDKATILSILDRAREVKELLKSGERTYLPFTGKTMAMIFAKPSMRTRVSFETGFFLLGGHAIYLGPNDIQMGKREETRDVARVLSRYNDIIMARVFAHQDILDLAKYATVPVINGLTDYNHPCQIMADALTIIEHVGQLEGTKVVYVGDGNNIVHSWLLLASVIPFHFVCACPKGFGPDQETVDKARQAGVSKIEITNDPKEAVRGADVVYSDVWASMGQKEEAAHRRQAFQGFQVDEELMKIAGKKAYFMHCLPAERGVEVTDGVIEAPNSIVFPQAENRMHAQNAIMLHALGL; from the exons ATGGCGGCCATTTTGTCTCAGTTATCTTCTCTCCGATCACCGGAAACTCTCTCGTTTTCCTCCGGCAATCACTTTTCCGGTGTAATCACACATTCTCCGGTGACATTTCCGGCTATTCGTCAACGCCAAATCTCATGTCAAAGTCAAACCACCTCTTCACTAACATCTCCTTCGTCCTCCGTCATTG CAACTGCCAATCAGAAGGACTTTCTACACATTAGTGATTTCGACAAAGCCACTATCTTGAGCATCTTGGATCGAGCCAGAGAGGTTAAAGAATTGCTAAAATCAGGAGAGAGGACATATCTCCCATTCACGGGTAAAACTATGGCGATGATTTTTGCTAAGCCTTCCATGAGGACACGGGTTTCTTTTGAGACAGGTTTTTTCTTGCTTGGAGGCCATGCAATCTATTTGGGACCCAATGACATACAGATGGGTAAGCGGGAAGAAACTCGTGATGTTGCTCGTGTTCTTTCTCGCTATAATGATATCATTATGGCTAGAGTTTTTGCTCATCAG gACATTCTTGATCTAGCTAAATATGCAACTGTGCCTGTGATCAATGGCCTGACAGACTATAACCATCCTTGTCAAATAATGGCTGATGCCCTTACGATAATTGAGCATGTCGGCCAGCTTGAAGGAACTAAG GTTGTCTATGTTGGAGATGGAAATAACATAGTGCATTCCTGGCTGCTACTGGCTTCAGTGATTCCTTTCCACTTTGTCTGTGCCTGCCCCAAAGGTTTTGGACCTGATCAGGAAACAGTTGACAAAGCACGACAGGCTGGAGTCAGCAAAATCGAGATAACTAATGATCCAAAGGAAGCTGTTAGAGGCGCTGATGTTGTCTACTCAGATGTTTGGGCCAGCATGGGACAAAAGGAAGAAGCTGCACATCGCCGTCAAGCCTTTCAAGGATTCCAG GTGGATGAAGAACTGATGAAAATAGCTGGAAAGAAAGCTTATTTTATGCACTGTTTGCCAGCGGAAAGAGGAGTGGAAGTTACTGACGGCGTAATTGAAGCACCAAACTCCATTGTTTTCCCCCAAGCTGAGAACCGCATGCATGCACAAAACGCAATTATGCTTCATGCTCTTGGCTTGTAA
- the LOC132604144 gene encoding uncharacterized protein LOC132604144, producing MASGSEEASRVIYFRSIGGGLHEYYCINCDFLAEERICPLTSFTYERGTGWTVTDDYIYCIGGIRETEDLEYTVSKELHKFNTRNPNSTWEIVSARRNLRWYKPLVFAFGRRIYVIGGDRFSPDYEIVDEDWTHFGEFYDLDTQTWHILSLEVGDIEKFGNFGTTYAALMDKKKIVFYSFGGGSMLFYDVVTEELRYEEHHPNLELGKKGVRQGLEGCMYLDVLFRVARNMKALVCYSTLYWFSCDLCLYGYDFCKGRWFQSRSLRKELNWPLSLHISQILAIPLLFDLYNGTFLVMAALDRKKLGMAILAVRKEEDSLDVSVQSSKIAPVDTLNHINPVDGMVYGRNYRGAWGFN from the exons ATGGCATCCGGATCCGAGGAGGCTTCAAGAGTGATCTATTTCCGCAGTATAGGTGGAGGTTTGCATGAATATTACTGTATTAATTGTGATTTCTTGGCGGAAGAAAGAATTTGTCCGCTTACCAGTTTCACTTATGAACGGGGAACAGGGTGGACGGTTACTGATGATTACATCTACTGCATCGGAGGAATCAGGGAAACAGAGGACCTTGAATACACAGTATCTAAGGAATTGCATAAATTTAATACTAGAAACCCTAATTCTACCTGGGAAATAGTATCTGCTCGAAGGAATCTTCGTTGGTACAAGCCGCTTGTCTTTGCCTTTGGTAGGAGGATCTATGTTATAGGAGGCGATAGGTTTTCGCCCGACTATGAAATAGTCGATGAGGATTGGACACATTTTGGTGAATTTTACGACCTTGACACCCAAACGTGGCACATTCTGTCGTTGGAAGTGGGAGATATCGAAAAGTTTGGTAATTTTGGTACTACTTATGCAGCCCTtatggataaaaaaaaaatagttttttattCATTTGGTGGAGGTTCTATGTTGTTTTATGATGTTGTTACGGAGGAATTGCGTTACGAGGAACATCATCCCAACTTGGAATTGGGGAAAAAAGGTGTTCGACAAGGGCTCGAAGGTTGTATGTATCTAGATGTTTTATTCCGTGTTGCGAGAAATATGAAGGCGCTTGTATGTTACTCGACATTGTATTGGTTTAGCTGTGATCTGTGCTTATATGGGTATGATTTTTGTAAAGGAAGATGGTTTCAATCAAGAAGTCTTCGAAAAGAACTAAATTGGCCACTTTCCCTTCATATTTCTCAGATACTTGCTATTCCACTATTGTTTGACCTGTATAATGGAACATTTCTAGTGATGGCTGCTCTAGATCGTAAAAAATTGGGAATGGCAATCCTTGCAGTTCGCAAAGAGGAAGACTCTCTAGATGTGTCCGTGCAATCCTCCAAAATTGCACCTGTTGACACTTTAAACCACATCAACCCCGTGGATGGGATGGTTTAT GGGCGGAACTACAGGGGTGCATGGGGGTTCAACTGA